The Acidimicrobiales bacterium genome contains the following window.
CGGTCGTCCGAGGAGCCCGACGTGCTGCTGAAGGAGCCCGAGCTGGCGAGCCCGCTGCGCAAGCACGACTGCCCGCCCATCACCGACGGCGCCGCGGCGATCGTGCTGGCGGCCGGCGACCGGGCCCGCGAGCTGGTCGAGCGGCCGGCGTGGATCGACGGCATCGACCACCGCACCGACGCCCACAGCATCGGCGTGCGCGACCTCACCGTCTCCGACTCCACCCGCATCGCGGGGGAGAAGGCCGGAGTGGGCAGCAGGCCCGTCGACGTGGCCGAGCTGCACGCCCCGTTCACCCACCAGGAGGTCGTCCTGCGGCGGGCCCTGGGCCTCGGCGACGGGGTCGACGTGAACCCGTCGGGTGGCGCGCTGGCGGCCAACCCGATGATGGCGGCCGGCCTGGTCCGCATCGGCGAGGCGGCCCAGCGGGTGATGCGGGGTGAGGCGCAACGGGCGGTGGCCCATGCCACCAGCGGCCCGTGCCTCCAACAGAACCTGGTGTGCGTGCTCGAAGGGGGGACCTGAGATGGGCAAGGAGAGGGTGGCCGTCGTCGGCGTCGGCCAGACCAAGTACTCCGCCACCCGGGGCGACGTGTCGCTGCCCGGGCTGCTGCGGGAGGCCGCCCGGAACTCACTCGCCGACGCCGAGCTGACGTGGGCGGACATCGACGCCGTGGTGGTCGGCAAGGCGCCCGACTTCTTCGAGGGCGTGATGATGCCCGAGCTGTACCTGGCCGACGCCCTGGGCGCGGTCGGCAAGCCGCTGCTGCGGGTCCACACCGCCGGCTCGGTGGGTGGGTCGACGGCGCTGGTCGCAGCCAGCCTCGTCCAGGCCGGCATCCACCGGCGGGTGCTCACGATCGCCTTCGAGAAGCAGTCGGAGAGCGAGGCCATGTGGGCGCTCACGCTGCCGATCCCGTTCCAGATGCCGCTGGTGGCGGGGGCGGGCGGCTACTTCGCCCCGCACATCCGGGCCTACATGCGGCGCTCCGAGGCGCCGGACTACATCGGCATCCTGGTCGCCCTCAAGGACCGCCAGAACGCCCTGAAGAACCCGCTGGCCCACCTGCACGAGCCCGAGATCACGTTCGACTCGGTGAAGGACTCGCTGATGCTGTGGGACCCGCTGCGCTACTCGGAGACGTGCCCGTCGTCGGACGGCGCCTGCGCCATGATCCTCACCGACGAGGCCGGCGGCGATGCCGCGACGAAGCCGCCGGCGTGGATGCTGGGCGGGGCGATGCGGTCGGAGCCGACGATGTTCGCCGGCCGCGACCAGGTCAACCCGCAGGGCGGGCGCGACTGCGCCGCCGACGTCTACAAGCAGGCGGGCATCGACAACCCCCGCCAGGACGTCGACGTGGCCGAGATCTACGTGCCGTTCAGCTGGTACGAGCCGATGTGGATGGAGAACCTCGGCTTCGCCCCCGAGGGCACCGGCTGGAAGATGGTGGAGGAGGGCGCCACCCAGATGGACGGCGACCTGCCCATCAACCCGTCGGGCGGCGTGCTGTCGTCGAACCCCATCGGGGCGTCGGGCATGATCCGCTTCGCCGAGTCGGCCCTGCAGGTGCGGGGCATGGCCGGCGAGCACCAGATCGACGGCGCCCGGGTGGCGATCGGCCACGCCTACGGTGGCGGCTCCCAGTTCTTCGCCATGTGGGCCGTCGGCTCGCAGAAGCCATGAGTGGCGACCGACCGAAATTGCGTGGGACGTGGCCCCACAGCGACCTCCAGCCACGCAATTTCGAGGAGGAGACGACGTGACGGGACGACTCGAGGGCAAGGTGGCGCTGATCTCCGGGGGTGCCCGGGGTCAGGGTGAGGCCGAGGCGCGGCGGTTCGTGGCCGAGGGCGCCAAGGTCGTGATCGGCGACGTCCTCGAGGCCGAGGGCAAGGCCGTGGCCGGCTCCATCGGCGACGACTGCGCGTTCGTGCCGCTCGACGTGACCGACGAGTCGTCGTGGGCGGCCGCGGTGGCTGCCACCGAAGAGGCGTTCGGGCCGATCACGGTGCTGATCAACAACGCCGGCATCCTGTCCTTCGGCCTCCTCGACCGGGTGAAGCGGGAGGAGTACGAGCGCCTGCTCCAGGTCAACGTGGTCGGGGTGCTGCTGGGCATGCAGGCGGTGGTGCCGTCGATGGTGAAGGCCGGGGGCGGGTCGATCGTGAACATCTCGTCGACCAGCGGCCTCCAGGGCCTGCCGTTCGTGGGCGCCTACGGCAGCACCAAGTGGGCGGTGCGGGGCATGTCGAAGAGCGCCGCCATCGACTTCGGGCACCGGGGCATCCGGGTGAACTCGGTGCACCCGGGCGGCATCGACACGCCGATGGTCGCCGGCACCAGCGGCGAGGCGCCCTACTACAAGCGCCTGCCGGTGTCCCGCATGGGGTCGGCCGACGAGGTCGCCAACGCCGTCCTGTTCCTCGCCTCCGACGAGGCCAGCTACGTCACCGGCGCCGAGCTCGCCGTCGACGGCGGCGCCACCTGCGGCGACCACGGCATCCTCGACCAGTAGCGCTCAGGAGCAGGGCTCCTGGAGGGTGACCCGCTCCTGGGGCACCCTCAGCACCCGGTCGGCGTCGTGGTCGTAGAGGATGACGACCCCGCCGGCGCTGCCCAGCAGGTGGACGCAGGCACCGTCGGTGACGTCGGCCGACACGGGGGAGCCGTCCACCGTCGTGACCTCCACCTTGGGCACGCTCAGGCCGGTGATGCCGGGGAGCACGGGCGTGCGCAGCGCGTCGCCCGCCTGGACCCGGTCGGCGTAGACGTCGGCGGCGACGAACGGCAGGGCGATCAGGCCGGCGGCGGCGACGGCGACGCACACCACCGCCAGCGACCGGAGGAGCGCCCGCATGCTGAGGTCGAGCGACTCGTAGTACTCGGTCGCCCACAGCGCCGCCCCGCGTGACAGCCACCGGGCCAGCAGCCACGCCACGCCGTAGAAGAGGACGAGCGCAGCCGCGGTGACCAGCGCCGACCGGGCCACGCTCACCACCGCTACCACCGCCAGCACCGCGACGCCGAGCTGGCTGGCGTTGCGGACCGAGGCCCGCGGGATCCTGATCCGGGTCGAGCCGCTGAAGTCGGCCAGCTTGTTCAGCACCCAGAAGATCCCCGCGGCGAGCGAGAGGAAGGCGAGGGCCATGAACCCGACGCGGATCAGCAGGTAGCTGAAGCTGAACCCCACGTCCTCCGGCGCCACGCCGAACCGGGCGAGGAACCGGGCGGTGAAGATCCACCCGAACGCGTAGAGGAAGGCGGCCACGATCGACGATGCCTCGATCCACGCCTGCAACGAGCTGCGCCGCTCCCGCCCCTGCGAGATCTGCATCCCCTCCACCCCCACCAGCGTCCCTCCCTCCGCACCCACCGTAGTGAGGCCGGCTGCGGTCAGAGGGGGCGAGGGTGGGGGGCCTGCCAGTCGTAGTGGACGGCGGCGAGGCGGAAGGCGACGACGAACAGGGCGACGGCCACCATCGAGGTGTCGACCCGGGCGGGGCGCCAGTCGGCGAGGACCGCGAGCGCGAGCGAGCCGGCGAAGGCGGGCACCGCGTAGAGCTGGGAGTCGAAGTGCTCGGAGCGCCGGCCGAAGATCACCGGGGTGTCGCGCACCAGGACGTCGCGGATCATGCCGCCGCCGCAGCCGGAGATCGTGCCCAGCAGGGCGGCGCCGAGCGGCTCGACGCCGAGGTCGATCGCCTTGACGGTGCCGGTGGCGCAGAAGACGCCGAGGCCGATCGCGTCGAACAGCAGCAGGGCACCCCGGTGGCGGTGGACGGCGGGGCCGGCCCGGAACACGAGCGCCGCGGTGACGGCGACCGCCGCCAGGTACCAGGTGTCGGTCAGCGCCACCGGCTCGACCCGCAGCAGCAGGTCGCGGATCATGCCGCCGCCCAGCGCCGCCACGAACGCCAGCACCGTCAGCCCGACGACGTCGAAGCCCCGCCGCACCGCCAGCAGCGCCCCGGAAGCGCCGAAGGCGACGATGCCGAGGACGTCGAGGGCGGTCTGCACCTGCGTCGACCCGATCTCGTGCTCCACGCCCGCAGCGTGGCAGCCGCCCCTCCGGCGGTGGTGGACCTCGGGCCCGGGCCGCCGTGGGTCAGCGGCGCTCCTCGCGGGCGCTGGCGGTGGCCTTGGCCGGCGCCTCGTCGACCCTGTCGGGCCAGAAGGGCGGGGGGAAGACCAGTCGCTCGTCGGCTGGGGCCGAGTCCTCGGCGTAGAACTGCCCCGCCCACTTGCGGAACTTCATGAAGGGCCCGTCGGCGACGGCCAGCGCCGGCCGCACGAGGTGGGCCTTGTGCTCCCAGATGGGCTTGTCCTCGCGCACCTGCTTGTCGACCTCGGCGACGAAGGCGCGCCCCACGCTGCGGGTCGTCTTCTCGTCACCCATCGTCTTGAAGCGGAAGTTGAAGCGCACGATGCAGCGGTCGGCTTCGATCGGTGTGGTGCAGGCCAAGTTGAGGGTGTCGACGATGCCGCTGAAGTTCACCAGCGACACGCCGGGGCCCCAGGCGTGTGTGTCGATGCGGCCCTCCATGTCGCCCCGCGGCGTGCGGAACTTCTGCGAGGAGCGCATCACCGATTCCGGGAACGACGACTCGTACGAATCGATCTCCGGCACCGTCGCCGTGTTGTGCACGAAGCGGAAATGGGCCGAGTCGACGGCGTTCTCGGCCATCTCCTGCCAGGCGGCGTCGATCGTGTAGTCGGTGCGGATGACCGTCGACCAATCGGGGTCGTCGTTGCACTCGGGAACCTCGGGGAGCTCCCACAGCGGGGCGACGTCGTCCGGGTGGTACCAGGCCATCACGACGCCGTTGCGCTCGACGGCGGGGTAGGTGCGCAGCTGGGCCTTGCGGTTCACCCGGTCGCTGTAGGGGATGTCGGTGTTGCGGCCCTCGGCGTCGTAGCGCCAGCCGTGGAACGGGCACACGATCTCGCAACCCTCGACGCTGCCGCCGTGGCCCAGGTGGGCGCCGAGGTGGGGGCAGAAGGCGTCGTGGACGTGCACCTCGGCCGTCTCGTCGCGCCAGCCGACCAGGTGGCGCCCGAAGTAGTAGAGGGCCTTCGGCTCGCCGACGGGGAAGTCGTCGGGGTAGCCGACGCAGAACCAACCGAACGGGATCGGGAAGGGGTAGCGCTGGTCCATCGTCGTCGCCTCCCGGCCTCAGCCGTCGAGCTGCAGCACCCGCAGCGCGTTCTCCCGGAGGAACTTCGGCCAGACGTCGTCCTTCAGCGGGACGTGGGGGAGCTCGGAGAAGATCCGCTCCAGCGAGAGGCCCATCGGGAAGTAGCCCGCATACATGATCTTGTCGGCGCCGCGGGTGTTGGCATAGTCGATGATCGAGCGGGGGTAATAGCGCGGCGAGAACGCGCTGGTGGAGTAGTAGAGGTTCGGCCACTTGAGCATGAGCTTCACGGCCAGGTCGTCCCAGGGCTCGGCGCCGTGGCGCATCACGATCTTGAGCTCCGGGAAGAACCAGCAGACCTCGTCGAGCAGCTCGGTGCGCTGGCAGGCCATGGGTACACGGGGCCCGGGCACGCCGGTGGTCATGAAGACGGGGATGTCCAGCTCGATGCATTTGGCGTAGAGCGGGAAGAACTTCTTGTCGTCGATCGCCACCTGGGGCGAGTAGCCGGCGGGAAAGGCCGTGACGGCTTTGATGCCCAGCGTCTCGTACGCCTTGACGAGGTCGCGCACGCCGTCCATGCCGCGATTGGGGTCGATATTCCACGACCCGATGAAGCGGTCGGGGTGGTTCTCGAGCCCGCGGACCGCCGAGCTGCGCTCCCAGGCGACGCCGATCATGGCCCGCTCGATGCTGTGGCGGTCCATCTCCTGCAGCACCACGTCGACGGGGTCGGCATCGTCCGGCAGGTCGTCGGGGACGTCCTTGAACATGTACTCGACCGGGAACTCGAACTCGTCGCGGCTCTCGGCGTCACGCAGGTTGCCGGCCAGGAACTTGTACCAGTCTCGCTTGTTCCCGTCGGGTATCTGGAGCATGAGGTCGACGACCCCGATGTCGGTGGGCATCCCCATGCCCCCACACTAGAACACGTTTCAATTCTGGTCGAGACCGGTCACCGCGTGCGGCGGCTCACGCGCTCCGCGTGACATCCGGCGGATATGTCGTCACCCTGCGCGAAGTCTTGAATGAATTTCCTGTGAGACGCTCCCAAAGACCTGCACGCACGTGAGCGACGTGCTCTTCGCGTCTGCAATAGTTGCGCAATGGCCACCACCTCGCCGTCGCAGACAGAGCACGGGGGAGTCCCCGACTTCACGATCGTCCTGCGGGGTTACGAACGTACCCAAGTCGACAGCTACATCGAGCGCCTCACGGCGCGCCTGGCCCAGCTGGTCGATGCACGTGACCTCGCCGACACTTCCACCCGAGACACCGACGGCAAGGTCGCCGAGCTCGAGAAGAAGCTGACCGAGACGCAGCGTGCTCTCGAAGAAGCCGCC
Protein-coding sequences here:
- a CDS encoding glucose 1-dehydrogenase; translation: MTGRLEGKVALISGGARGQGEAEARRFVAEGAKVVIGDVLEAEGKAVAGSIGDDCAFVPLDVTDESSWAAAVAATEEAFGPITVLINNAGILSFGLLDRVKREEYERLLQVNVVGVLLGMQAVVPSMVKAGGGSIVNISSTSGLQGLPFVGAYGSTKWAVRGMSKSAAIDFGHRGIRVNSVHPGGIDTPMVAGTSGEAPYYKRLPVSRMGSADEVANAVLFLASDEASYVTGAELAVDGGATCGDHGILDQ
- a CDS encoding thiolase domain-containing protein, producing MGKERVAVVGVGQTKYSATRGDVSLPGLLREAARNSLADAELTWADIDAVVVGKAPDFFEGVMMPELYLADALGAVGKPLLRVHTAGSVGGSTALVAASLVQAGIHRRVLTIAFEKQSESEAMWALTLPIPFQMPLVAGAGGYFAPHIRAYMRRSEAPDYIGILVALKDRQNALKNPLAHLHEPEITFDSVKDSLMLWDPLRYSETCPSSDGACAMILTDEAGGDAATKPPAWMLGGAMRSEPTMFAGRDQVNPQGGRDCAADVYKQAGIDNPRQDVDVAEIYVPFSWYEPMWMENLGFAPEGTGWKMVEEGATQMDGDLPINPSGGVLSSNPIGASGMIRFAESALQVRGMAGEHQIDGARVAIGHAYGGGSQFFAMWAVGSQKP
- a CDS encoding trimeric intracellular cation channel family protein → MEHEIGSTQVQTALDVLGIVAFGASGALLAVRRGFDVVGLTVLAFVAALGGGMIRDLLLRVEPVALTDTWYLAAVAVTAALVFRAGPAVHRHRGALLLFDAIGLGVFCATGTVKAIDLGVEPLGAALLGTISGCGGGMIRDVLVRDTPVIFGRRSEHFDSQLYAVPAFAGSLALAVLADWRPARVDTSMVAVALFVVAFRLAAVHYDWQAPHPRPL
- a CDS encoding Rieske 2Fe-2S domain-containing protein; translation: MDQRYPFPIPFGWFCVGYPDDFPVGEPKALYYFGRHLVGWRDETAEVHVHDAFCPHLGAHLGHGGSVEGCEIVCPFHGWRYDAEGRNTDIPYSDRVNRKAQLRTYPAVERNGVVMAWYHPDDVAPLWELPEVPECNDDPDWSTVIRTDYTIDAAWQEMAENAVDSAHFRFVHNTATVPEIDSYESSFPESVMRSSQKFRTPRGDMEGRIDTHAWGPGVSLVNFSGIVDTLNLACTTPIEADRCIVRFNFRFKTMGDEKTTRSVGRAFVAEVDKQVREDKPIWEHKAHLVRPALAVADGPFMKFRKWAGQFYAEDSAPADERLVFPPPFWPDRVDEAPAKATASAREERR
- a CDS encoding amidohydrolase family protein; this translates as MGMPTDIGVVDLMLQIPDGNKRDWYKFLAGNLRDAESRDEFEFPVEYMFKDVPDDLPDDADPVDVVLQEMDRHSIERAMIGVAWERSSAVRGLENHPDRFIGSWNIDPNRGMDGVRDLVKAYETLGIKAVTAFPAGYSPQVAIDDKKFFPLYAKCIELDIPVFMTTGVPGPRVPMACQRTELLDEVCWFFPELKIVMRHGAEPWDDLAVKLMLKWPNLYYSTSAFSPRYYPRSIIDYANTRGADKIMYAGYFPMGLSLERIFSELPHVPLKDDVWPKFLRENALRVLQLDG